The following proteins are co-located in the Bathymodiolus thermophilus thioautotrophic gill symbiont genome:
- a CDS encoding toxin-activating lysine-acyltransferase — translation MTPEKITEKTYMEILGNAFWLSRQSELHCEHYSICGFFGCISEGILLGQYKLIRNSRDMPLAFSVWAKVDDKTLDKLLHSDHKITANEWNNGDNIYFLEYICPFKHIFQFNREVRKSLPHKAKIYALRVKVAKDENNQAIPRKRIMKLVNNLY, via the coding sequence ATGACCCCCGAAAAAATAACCGAAAAAACCTACATGGAAATCTTGGGCAATGCATTTTGGCTGTCCAGACAATCTGAATTACATTGTGAACATTATAGTATTTGCGGTTTTTTTGGTTGTATTTCAGAGGGCATTCTACTCGGTCAATACAAATTAATTCGCAATAGTAGAGACATGCCTTTGGCATTTTCTGTATGGGCAAAAGTTGATGACAAAACACTGGATAAATTATTACACAGTGACCACAAAATCACTGCTAACGAATGGAACAATGGAGACAATATATACTTTTTGGAATACATTTGCCCATTCAAACACATTTTTCAATTTAACAGAGAGGTAAGAAAATCGCTACCTCATAAAGCCAAAATATATGCCTTAAGAGTTAAAGTTGCTAAAGATGAAAACAATCAAGCGATACCAAGGAAGCGAATAATGAAACTTGTTAACAATCTCTACTAA